The following proteins are encoded in a genomic region of Ctenopharyngodon idella isolate HZGC_01 chromosome 12, HZGC01, whole genome shotgun sequence:
- the LOC127524235 gene encoding uncharacterized protein LOC127524235 → MESAAAEVKEGKKSIRAAARDRNIDKSSLQIFIKKKEKGEVKSVAWGAVAEAKRIFTDEMEEEFAKHLKQLAEQFHGLPPVKCRQLAFEYAEKNNIPVPSNWTKTQCAGEDWFGSFLACRHLSVRTPEVERGELVTVVCAVNAAGNATPPMFIFPRVKFKDCLMIGAPPGAKGTSTRTGWKNEDTWAEFLDHLIQHTNCTPERPMLLIQDNLKAHISLKAVEIAKSNGIVLLTLPPHTSHRMQPLDETVYGPFKTQYSRALDGWMRSNPGKTVSIYQIAGLVNEAFMSAVTPRNITSGFRFTRIFPYNREIFPDEAFAPCR, encoded by the exons ATGGAGAGTGCAGCCGCTGAGGTCAAGGAAGGAAAGAAGTCTATAAGAGCAGCTGCAAGGGATAGAAATATTGACAAGTCAAgcctccaaatatttataaagaaaaaagagaaagggGAAGTAAAATCAGTAGCCTGGGGTGCAGTAGCTGAGGCAAAGAGAATATTCACAGATGAGATGGAGGAGGAGTTTGCCAAACACTTGAAACAACTAGCTGAACAGTTCCATGGCCTTCCTCCAGTTAAGTGCCGTCAACTGGCATTTGAATATGCAGAGAAAAACAATATCCCTGTGCCTTCCAATTGGACAAAGACACAATGTGCAG GTGAAGACTGGTTTGGCAGCTTCCTAGCATGTCGCCACCTCTCTGTCCGAACTCCAGAG GTTGAGAGAGGAGAACTGGTGACTGTGGTGTGTGCAGTGAATGCTGCTGGGAATGCCACACCTCCCATGTTTATCTTCCCCAGAGTTAAGTTTAAGGACTGCTTAATGATAGGAGCACCTCCAGGAGCCAAAGGTACCTCCACCAGAACAGGATGGAAGAATGAAGACACCTGGGCTGAGTTCCTTGATCACCTGATACAGCACACTAACTGCACCCCTGAGCGTCCCATGCTGCTAATCCAGGATAATCTTAAGGCTCACATCTCACTCAAGGCAGTAGAAATAGCCAAGAGCAACGGTATTGTTCTGCTCACCCTCCCACCCCATACATCCCATCGCATGCAGCCTCTCGATGAAACCGTGTATGGCCCGTTCAAGACCCAATACAGCCGAGCTCTTGATGGGTGGATGAGATCCAACCCTGGCAAAACAGTCTCGATCTACCAGATTGCAGGACTTGTGAATGAGGCCTTCATGTCAGCAGTGACACCACGCAACATCACTTCTGGATTTAGGTTCACTAGGATTTTCCCATATAACCGAGAAATTTTCCCTGATGAAGCGTTTGCACCATGCAGATGA
- the si:dkey-261o4.8 gene encoding uncharacterized protein si:dkey-261o4.8 codes for MQKNTYCRAKTKPSLRDDKSTHLKITYKDKSKTVAKKGDSALTGNEMELCDETSVTVTEYSVNPSSSVNEKMTCKDKSRTAEKKDSALTGNEMELCDETSVTMTECSVNPSSSVKEKCHHEVHSAVISSLDSCGDCSGPVSS; via the exons ATGCAAAAGAACACATATTGCCGGGCAAAGACAAAGCCTTCATTGAGGGATGACAAATCAACACATTTAAAG ATTACCTATAAAGACAAATCAAAGACAGTTGCAAAGAAAGGAGATTCAGCTTTGACTGGAAATGAAATG GAATTGTGTGACGAGACATCAGTGACTGTGACTGAatacagtgtgaatccttccTCATCAGTGAACGAGAAA ATGACCTGTAAAGACAAATCAAGGACAGCTGAAAAGAAAGATTCAGCTTTGACTGGAAATGAAATG GAATTGTGTGACGAGACATCAGTGACTATGACTGAATGCAGTGTGAATCCTTCCTCATCAGTGAAAGAGAAA TGCCACCATGAAGTTCACAGTGCTGTTATCTCTAGTTTGGATTCTTGTGGAGATTGCAGTGGACCTGTGTCAAGTTGA